Proteins found in one Triticum aestivum cultivar Chinese Spring chromosome 4D, IWGSC CS RefSeq v2.1, whole genome shotgun sequence genomic segment:
- the LOC123100703 gene encoding germin-like protein 8-5, with translation MASSSSFLLLAALLALVSWQATAFDPSPLQDFCVADMNSPVRVNGFVCKKPMEVNADDFFKAANLDKPRLPNKVGSNVTLINVMQIAGLNTLGISIARIDYAPLGQNPPHTHPRATEILTVLEGTLYVGFVTSNQPAPNKNKFFSKVLNKGDVFVFPVGLIHFQFNPNPHQPAVAIAALSSQNPGAITIANAVFGSDPPISDDVLAKAFQVEKNIIDYLQAQFWENNHY, from the exons ATGGCATCCTCCTCTTCCTTTCTCCTCCTTGCTGCACTTCTTGCGTTAGTCTCATGGCAGGCCACTGCTTTTGATCCTAGCCCACTCCAAGACTTTTGTGTCGCCGACATGAATTCACCAG TCCGTGTCAATGGGTTTGTTTGCAAGAAACCGATGGAGGTCAATGCAGATGACTTCTTCAAGGCGGCCAACCTCGACAAGCCTAGGCTGCCCAACAAGGTTGGATCCAACGTCACATTGATCAACGTCATGCAGATTGCCGGACTGAACACCCTCGGCATATCAATTGCGCGCATCGACTATGCTCCCTTGGGTCAAAACCCACCACATACGCACCCTCGCGCCACTGAGATCCTCACGGTGCTCGAGGGAACACTGTACGTTGGCTTTGTGACATCCAACCAGCCCGCCCCCAACAAAAACAAGTTCTTCTCCAAAGTGCTCAACAAAGGTGATGTGTTTGTCTTCCCCGTGGGGCTCATCCACTTCCAATTCAACCCCAACCCCCACCAGCCCGCTGTTGCAATTGCTGCGCTAAGCAGCCAGAACCCAGGGGCTATCACAATTGCCAATGCAGTGTTTGGGTCAGACCCACCAATATCAGATGATGTTCTTGCCAAGGCATTTCAGGTGGAAAAGAATATAATAGACTATCTCCAGGCTCAGTTCTGGGAGAACAACCACTACTAA